One segment of Mycolicibacterium sp. YH-1 DNA contains the following:
- a CDS encoding alpha/beta fold hydrolase produces MLERSEIRFLPLGARRVAYEIRGDGPPVVAPAWWVSHLELDWQSAGFRRFWREVADEHTLIRYDRLGVGMSDRTLRESDLTIDGEVATLRALLDELDLERVSLIGGSSGGCTAVAFAATYPERVDRLVLYGSYANGAAIAAPNVTDAILAAVRAHWGLGSRLLSDLFLGGAEPAEHERFARFQREAATAETAAALLEFVYRLDVRGHLPLVRQPALVVHRRDDRAVPYRLGREVAAAIPGATFIPLQGSAHFPWHGDADSVVRACREGLAPEQASHGATEPENVLLSNREREILACVARGLSDREIAEHLVLSSHTVHRHVANIRRKLGRTSRTAAVAEAARLGLL; encoded by the coding sequence ATGCTGGAGAGATCTGAGATCCGGTTCCTTCCCCTCGGCGCCCGCCGCGTGGCGTACGAGATACGCGGGGATGGTCCACCAGTGGTCGCTCCGGCGTGGTGGGTGAGCCACCTCGAACTGGACTGGCAGAGCGCGGGCTTTCGGCGGTTCTGGCGAGAAGTCGCGGATGAGCACACACTGATCCGCTACGACCGGCTCGGCGTTGGAATGTCCGACCGCACGCTGCGGGAGTCGGATCTGACCATCGACGGAGAGGTCGCGACGCTTCGCGCCCTCCTCGACGAGCTCGACCTCGAGCGCGTGTCGCTCATCGGTGGCTCCAGCGGAGGCTGCACCGCGGTCGCCTTTGCCGCCACGTATCCGGAGCGCGTGGACCGCCTGGTGCTCTACGGGTCTTACGCCAACGGTGCGGCGATCGCAGCACCGAACGTGACTGATGCGATTCTCGCCGCGGTGCGCGCGCACTGGGGACTCGGCTCACGCCTGCTCAGCGACCTCTTCCTGGGCGGTGCCGAGCCTGCGGAGCACGAGCGCTTCGCACGATTCCAGCGCGAGGCGGCGACGGCCGAGACCGCTGCCGCGTTGTTGGAGTTCGTCTATCGCCTTGACGTCCGCGGGCACCTTCCCCTGGTCCGTCAGCCGGCTCTGGTCGTGCATCGTCGGGACGACCGCGCCGTGCCCTACCGGCTGGGGCGTGAGGTCGCGGCCGCGATTCCGGGCGCGACGTTCATCCCGCTGCAGGGGAGCGCGCACTTCCCCTGGCACGGTGATGCCGACTCTGTAGTGCGCGCTTGCCGCGAAGGGCTGGCACCCGAGCAAGCATCGCACGGGGCAACCGAACCGGAGAATGTTCTGCTGTCCAATCGTGAGCGCGAGATTCTTGCCTGCGTCGCAAGGGGTCTCAGCGATCGCGAGATTGCCGAGCACCTGGTGTTGAGTTCGCACACCGTTCACCGCCACGTCGCGAACATCCGCCGCAAGCTCGGGCGCACCTCGCGGACGGCCGCTGTCGCCGAGGCCGCGCGTCTCGGACTTCTGTGA
- a CDS encoding amidohydrolase, translating to MAEEAQKVGDVQVGRQVLVGGRIWNGERLVDGSIAIEDGHIAAVQFAAVPPAAGATVIDLGGAAVFPGFVDAHAHPLIGGLELAGVQLRQARDVQEAVAAVASFAAEHPELPWIVGEGFDLSIDRQASYFARDLDAVVADRPVALRSSDIHTMWCNTAALNAAGITTASQEPRDGVIERDTDGRPTGTLREWGAFLPVLRALPRRTTDDTAEALMRGLQTLRESGVTSVQDAWVELDDVPSYLQAARAGLPVRLNLAFRADPDNWRAELDRFVAARLEIETAGIELLRADTVKFFADGIIEGGTAHVKEPYHDTSCCGLPAWPTGELREAAAAFDRLGFQLHIHAIGDAAVEAAVEAIMNAEHVNGPRDRRPVIAHAQLVDGPEIAAMRGHDITVAIQPYWAKLDSVVRYLTNDRLEGPRAETQYPFRTLADSGVRIASSSDYPITTPSPLEAIGVAISRHECGDDTGGWLPGERLDLALAVRAATEGAAYTQFADHDRGRIAPGFLADLTVVSGLSDHPTAAELISARVTATWLGGHRDAVATADAATVRQGEA from the coding sequence GTGGCTGAGGAGGCGCAGAAGGTGGGTGATGTGCAGGTGGGACGGCAAGTGCTCGTCGGCGGACGCATCTGGAACGGCGAGCGATTGGTCGACGGCAGCATCGCCATCGAGGACGGCCACATCGCCGCGGTCCAGTTCGCCGCCGTGCCGCCCGCAGCGGGTGCGACCGTCATTGATCTCGGCGGGGCGGCCGTCTTCCCCGGCTTCGTCGACGCGCACGCGCATCCGTTGATCGGTGGCCTCGAACTCGCCGGTGTCCAGCTGCGTCAGGCGCGCGACGTGCAGGAGGCGGTGGCGGCGGTCGCATCCTTCGCCGCAGAACACCCCGAGTTGCCCTGGATCGTCGGGGAAGGTTTCGACCTGAGCATCGACCGCCAGGCCAGCTACTTCGCGCGCGACCTCGACGCCGTGGTCGCCGACCGGCCCGTCGCGCTGCGCTCCAGCGACATCCACACCATGTGGTGCAACACCGCCGCCCTCAACGCCGCCGGGATCACGACAGCCAGCCAGGAACCGCGTGACGGAGTGATCGAGCGCGATACCGACGGCCGACCCACCGGCACGCTCCGGGAATGGGGCGCGTTCCTCCCAGTACTGCGCGCCCTTCCGCGACGAACCACCGACGACACCGCCGAGGCCCTGATGCGGGGGCTCCAGACGCTTCGGGAGTCGGGTGTGACGTCCGTGCAGGACGCCTGGGTCGAACTCGACGACGTGCCAAGCTATCTGCAGGCCGCACGAGCGGGTCTGCCGGTGCGGCTCAACCTCGCCTTCCGCGCAGACCCTGACAACTGGCGTGCCGAACTCGACCGCTTCGTCGCGGCTCGCCTCGAGATCGAGACCGCGGGCATCGAGCTGCTGCGAGCGGATACCGTCAAGTTCTTCGCGGACGGGATCATCGAGGGCGGCACTGCGCACGTCAAGGAGCCGTATCACGACACATCGTGTTGCGGGCTTCCCGCCTGGCCGACCGGCGAGCTGCGCGAGGCCGCGGCCGCGTTTGATCGGCTCGGCTTCCAACTCCACATCCACGCAATCGGCGATGCCGCTGTCGAAGCCGCGGTCGAGGCGATCATGAACGCCGAGCACGTGAACGGGCCCCGAGACCGGCGTCCGGTCATCGCGCATGCCCAACTCGTCGATGGGCCCGAGATCGCCGCGATGCGGGGCCACGACATCACGGTCGCGATCCAGCCGTACTGGGCCAAGCTGGATTCGGTGGTGCGCTACCTGACCAACGATCGGTTGGAGGGGCCACGCGCCGAAACCCAGTACCCGTTCCGCACGCTCGCCGATTCCGGTGTGCGCATCGCCTCATCGAGCGACTATCCGATCACCACACCGAGTCCGCTCGAAGCGATCGGCGTGGCGATCTCGCGTCACGAGTGCGGCGACGACACAGGTGGCTGGCTACCCGGGGAACGGTTGGATCTCGCCCTGGCCGTGCGCGCCGCCACCGAGGGAGCGGCGTACACGCAGTTCGCCGACCACGATCGGGGGCGCATCGCTCCGGGCTTCCTGGCTGATCTCACGGTCGTCTCGGGGCTGTCCGACCACCCGACCGCCGCCGAACTGATCTCAGCCAGGGTGACGGCCACATGGCTGGGGGGCCATCGAGATGCCGTGGCAACGGCTGATGCCGCCACCGTTCGACAAGGAGAAGCATGA
- a CDS encoding Xaa-Pro peptidase family protein, which produces MTNNMYRWPEYDAVELHRARFERVSAMMGDEGLDGLLLTGPDHIRYATDFRAHLTNESEWFAVSVDRNGEAEVFLPYIDEVIPDPYATQPWITRAHPVPSWAAASANPLTWVRIVANVLSRGGQRTIGVDAIDPGLLLGLQEALPGVEFRPVSTLLHRLRRAKHPIEVRLLEAASRVNAGAMEAALAAAHVGGTDHDVLAAAMAFQQSAGVEFVTHSVCNLRNGSGDWFAAGRRFREGDPFFFDIGCYGVGGYASDAARTGFLGEPKPEIRAAYEHLIHAYQHVQSLAKPGVRASVLLAELNNYLQGQGLRGTPYAIGHGVGLRICELPTLFTPGLMDDDVTLTEGEVIALEPEVTVTVDGVETVLKIEDNFVVEASGLRRLTEAPDALEFITR; this is translated from the coding sequence ATGACCAACAACATGTATCGCTGGCCTGAGTACGACGCGGTGGAACTGCACCGGGCCCGCTTCGAGCGTGTCTCGGCCATGATGGGCGACGAGGGCCTGGACGGGCTCCTGCTGACGGGCCCCGACCACATTCGGTACGCGACCGATTTCCGTGCTCATCTCACCAACGAGTCGGAGTGGTTCGCCGTCTCCGTCGACCGCAATGGCGAAGCGGAGGTGTTCCTGCCCTACATCGACGAGGTCATCCCCGACCCGTACGCCACACAACCGTGGATCACGCGGGCACACCCCGTCCCGTCCTGGGCCGCGGCTTCCGCGAATCCCTTGACCTGGGTTCGCATCGTCGCCAACGTGCTCTCACGTGGCGGTCAGCGGACCATCGGAGTTGATGCCATCGACCCGGGACTCTTGCTCGGCCTGCAGGAAGCGTTGCCAGGCGTGGAGTTTCGTCCGGTCTCGACGCTGCTGCACCGTCTGCGCCGGGCCAAGCACCCGATCGAGGTGCGGCTGCTCGAGGCCGCCTCGCGGGTGAACGCCGGGGCGATGGAAGCCGCGCTGGCCGCCGCGCACGTAGGCGGGACGGACCACGACGTGCTCGCTGCCGCGATGGCGTTCCAGCAGTCGGCCGGCGTCGAGTTCGTGACGCACTCGGTGTGCAACCTGCGCAACGGCAGCGGTGACTGGTTTGCCGCGGGCCGGCGTTTCCGCGAGGGTGATCCCTTCTTCTTCGACATCGGGTGTTACGGCGTGGGCGGGTACGCCTCGGACGCCGCGCGTACCGGATTCCTCGGCGAACCAAAACCCGAGATCCGCGCTGCCTATGAACATCTCATCCACGCCTACCAGCACGTGCAATCCCTCGCCAAGCCCGGTGTACGCGCATCGGTGCTCCTTGCGGAACTGAACAACTATCTGCAGGGCCAGGGGCTACGCGGCACTCCGTACGCAATTGGTCACGGTGTCGGTCTGCGGATCTGCGAATTGCCGACGCTGTTCACCCCGGGATTGATGGACGACGACGTCACCCTCACCGAGGGCGAGGTCATCGCGCTTGAACCCGAGGTGACCGTCACCGTCGATGGCGTCGAGACCGTGCTGAAGATCGAGGACAACTTCGTGGTCGAGGCATCTGGACTCCGGCGTCTCACCGAAGCTCCGGACGCACTGGAGTTCATCACGCGATAG
- a CDS encoding glycoside hydrolase, with protein sequence MTRVRHSLRRTVCGSAAAVLVLAMSMSDVKADPAADALSRLNELSRQAVQSREAVTTAQRDVDARLAAQTEAENRHRVDLGALEVANAQLQPYQAAADRLAAMTYMSGGNGQMAAVLTASSPQQLIDHLSLQRVVAAETAAQMKAFQTTRARAASAAGASESSAADARAAAERAAAVRADLQAKWSELLRQIAAAEAQYAGLTPQQQAVVDNAGPLSPPNAPAPGDPSLAAARVDIPEALPVGVASEAGLQANTIVAARAVSAQFPQIADIDGVRPDSKPWHPSGLAIDIMIPNPESPEGIALGDQILSFAMSNAARLGLQDVIWRGTYYTPAGPQASGYGHFDHVHITTTPRR encoded by the coding sequence ATGACCCGGGTGCGCCATTCACTGCGGCGAACGGTGTGCGGTTCGGCGGCTGCGGTGCTGGTGCTGGCCATGTCGATGAGCGACGTGAAGGCCGACCCTGCGGCTGACGCGCTGTCCAGACTCAACGAGTTGTCCCGGCAGGCGGTGCAGAGCCGCGAGGCCGTCACAACCGCCCAACGCGATGTCGATGCCAGGCTGGCGGCCCAGACCGAGGCCGAAAACCGCCACCGCGTCGACCTGGGGGCCCTCGAGGTCGCGAACGCCCAGCTCCAGCCCTATCAGGCCGCGGCCGACCGGCTGGCGGCGATGACCTATATGAGTGGCGGCAACGGTCAGATGGCGGCGGTGCTGACCGCGTCCTCCCCGCAACAACTGATCGACCACCTGTCGCTGCAGCGGGTGGTGGCCGCCGAGACGGCCGCACAAATGAAGGCCTTTCAAACCACACGTGCGCGTGCGGCCAGCGCCGCCGGGGCCTCAGAGAGCTCGGCGGCGGACGCCCGCGCCGCGGCCGAGCGGGCTGCCGCGGTGCGTGCAGACCTGCAGGCCAAGTGGAGTGAACTGCTGCGTCAGATCGCCGCCGCGGAGGCGCAGTACGCCGGATTGACGCCGCAACAGCAAGCGGTGGTCGACAACGCGGGCCCGCTTTCGCCGCCGAATGCGCCCGCGCCTGGAGACCCGTCCCTCGCAGCCGCCCGCGTCGACATCCCGGAGGCGTTGCCCGTCGGTGTCGCGTCCGAGGCCGGGTTGCAGGCCAACACGATCGTGGCCGCCCGGGCCGTCAGCGCACAGTTTCCCCAGATCGCCGATATCGACGGCGTCCGGCCGGACTCGAAGCCGTGGCATCCGAGCGGGCTGGCGATCGACATCATGATTCCCAACCCCGAGAGCCCCGAGGGCATCGCGCTGGGAGACCAGATCCTCTCGTTCGCGATGAGTAATGCGGCCCGGCTGGGGTTACAGGATGTGATCTGGCGTGGGACGTATTACACGCCAGCCGGTCCGCAAGCCTCGGGTTATGGGCACTTCGACCACGTCCACATCACCACGACGCCACGCCGCTAG
- a CDS encoding class A beta-lactamase-related serine hydrolase, producing the protein MRRRLSNRAMTSMAVACVALLVSGCEAQVWGMPPAAEDAPQATVGAPPASLPVLPEAPPAPPAAPHEGLDGLDARVRQATAEAAESGADIETVVMDRDTGQIVSNGVNKPFPIASVVKLFIADDLLLQESEGKTKLTAADRKSLDIMLRSSDDSAAQNFWDRSGGNAVIARIKARYGLAGTTAPHNEHWDVTTSTASDLVRYYDMLLDGTGGLPPEQANVIINNLAQSTPTGNDGYPQRFGIPEGLYAEPVAVKQGWFCCWSGANQLHVSTGTFGPGHRYVMAISSLDPTSEAAARDNITQAVKTMFPGGKV; encoded by the coding sequence ATGCGTCGACGGCTGTCGAATCGGGCGATGACGAGCATGGCCGTCGCCTGTGTGGCACTGCTCGTCAGCGGATGTGAAGCACAGGTCTGGGGTATGCCGCCGGCCGCTGAGGACGCCCCGCAGGCGACAGTCGGCGCCCCACCGGCCTCACTCCCGGTACTGCCCGAAGCCCCACCCGCCCCGCCGGCGGCCCCGCACGAGGGACTCGACGGGCTCGACGCCCGCGTCCGTCAAGCCACCGCCGAAGCGGCCGAGTCTGGCGCGGATATCGAGACCGTTGTGATGGACCGCGACACCGGTCAGATCGTCTCCAACGGGGTCAACAAGCCCTTCCCGATCGCGTCCGTGGTGAAGCTGTTCATCGCCGACGATCTGCTGCTGCAGGAGTCGGAGGGCAAGACGAAGCTGACCGCTGCCGACCGCAAGTCACTCGACATAATGCTGCGCTCCTCCGATGACAGCGCCGCCCAGAACTTCTGGGATCGCAGCGGCGGGAACGCCGTCATCGCCCGCATCAAGGCCCGGTACGGGTTGGCGGGCACCACAGCGCCCCACAACGAGCATTGGGATGTAACCACAAGCACCGCAAGCGATCTGGTCCGCTACTACGACATGCTGCTGGACGGCACCGGCGGGCTGCCACCCGAACAGGCCAACGTCATCATCAACAACCTCGCGCAATCCACACCGACGGGCAACGACGGGTATCCGCAGCGGTTCGGCATCCCCGAGGGACTCTATGCCGAGCCGGTCGCGGTCAAGCAGGGTTGGTTCTGCTGCTGGAGCGGCGCCAATCAATTGCACGTGTCCACCGGCACATTCGGACCCGGACACCGCTACGTGATGGCGATCAGCTCACTGGACCCCACCAGTGAGGCCGCTGCCCGCGACAACATCACCCAGGCCGTCAAGACGATGTTCCCGGGCGGGAAGGTCTAA
- a CDS encoding amino acid permease, whose amino-acid sequence MTREMPGSAVVVDAAPDGGMKREFTLWSAFSLAFVFVSPIVAMYGIFGLGLQSIGPGFWWGWVVTLLGQLTVAVALGVLASRWPLAGGVYQWSRRLVGLKYGWFAGWAYTWALLIALSSVSYSGAVFVAMLLGFDTASPSVLTVIAVVLLIITTAINAAGRTAVKVVATACIAAEVIGSIGVAVYLLIAKQEQTPAILFEGLAAEPGTPFMLTPFVLTVALAGWSFLGFESASSIAEEVKNPKRAVPLAIVFSLLGVGLVILLTSFAIILAIPDLDALLATSDGDPIIAVLAAHLPPAAVQGILMLFAVAFLASLVGIQAAASRLIWANARENELPFASWLKRLSGRGRLPVNAIVVTGVVSILMFLPLQNGQINTLLVAFTTVGFYAAFTFPVLGLAIARIRGNWHPDEPLFLGRFGLAVAWIALVWLALEIVNVLWPREAAELWVVNFAPLIASVGIGLLGVVAFRCSPIGRGAAPVDRQLSSITDE is encoded by the coding sequence ATGACCCGCGAAATGCCAGGCAGCGCAGTCGTTGTCGACGCCGCCCCAGATGGCGGTATGAAGCGGGAGTTCACGCTCTGGTCGGCGTTCTCGCTCGCCTTTGTCTTCGTCTCGCCCATCGTCGCGATGTACGGGATCTTCGGGCTCGGACTCCAATCCATCGGGCCGGGCTTCTGGTGGGGGTGGGTGGTGACCCTCCTCGGCCAGCTCACGGTCGCCGTCGCGCTGGGTGTGCTCGCCTCGCGGTGGCCGCTGGCCGGCGGTGTCTACCAGTGGTCTCGCCGCCTCGTGGGGCTGAAGTACGGCTGGTTCGCCGGCTGGGCGTACACCTGGGCACTCCTGATCGCGCTGAGCTCGGTTTCCTACAGTGGCGCGGTGTTCGTCGCGATGTTGTTGGGCTTCGACACGGCTTCGCCCTCGGTCCTCACCGTCATCGCGGTCGTTCTACTGATCATCACGACGGCGATCAACGCGGCCGGCCGAACCGCCGTCAAAGTCGTTGCCACCGCGTGCATTGCAGCAGAGGTGATCGGCTCGATCGGCGTGGCCGTCTATCTGTTGATCGCGAAGCAGGAGCAGACTCCGGCGATACTCTTCGAGGGGCTCGCCGCCGAGCCCGGCACCCCGTTCATGCTGACGCCGTTTGTCCTCACGGTGGCGCTGGCCGGCTGGTCGTTCCTGGGGTTCGAAAGCGCCAGCAGCATCGCCGAGGAGGTCAAGAACCCCAAGCGCGCTGTGCCCCTTGCCATTGTGTTCTCCCTCCTCGGTGTTGGGCTGGTGATCCTGCTGACCAGCTTCGCAATCATCCTGGCCATCCCGGACCTCGACGCGTTGCTTGCCACATCCGACGGCGACCCGATCATCGCGGTGCTCGCGGCTCATCTACCGCCCGCCGCGGTCCAGGGCATTCTGATGCTCTTTGCCGTCGCATTCCTCGCCAGTCTCGTCGGTATCCAGGCGGCAGCGTCCCGGCTCATCTGGGCCAATGCCCGGGAGAATGAGCTGCCCTTCGCCTCATGGCTCAAACGACTGTCAGGCCGAGGCAGACTGCCCGTCAATGCGATTGTGGTGACCGGTGTCGTCTCGATCCTGATGTTCCTGCCGTTGCAGAACGGGCAGATCAACACCCTGTTGGTCGCGTTCACCACCGTCGGCTTCTACGCCGCGTTCACCTTCCCGGTGCTCGGGCTCGCCATCGCGCGGATCCGCGGCAACTGGCACCCCGATGAGCCCCTGTTCCTCGGCCGGTTCGGGCTGGCTGTCGCCTGGATCGCCCTGGTCTGGCTGGCACTGGAGATCGTCAACGTGCTCTGGCCGCGCGAGGCTGCTGAGCTCTGGGTGGTCAACTTCGCACCGCTGATCGCCTCGGTCGGTATAGGCCTGCTCGGCGTGGTCGCCTTTCGCTGTTCACCGATCGGTAGGGGCGCGGCCCCTGTCGATCGCCAACTCTCATCTATCACTGACGAATAG
- a CDS encoding NADPH-dependent F420 reductase, producing MRIGIIGAGQIGGTLVRRLRELGHEVNVSNSRSPETLADLADETGATAVWAKDAAADADLVVVSIPQKNVPDLADGIVDARKPGAPVIETNNYYPQQRDGEIAAIEDGQVESAWVAEQIGAPVHKVFNGIWWKHLLEKGTPSGTPNRIALPIAGDDGPGRELVHGIVEQLGFEPIDAGPISESWRQQPGTPVYGKDFDADGTRTALAEATPDRTSEWSARTA from the coding sequence ATGAGGATCGGAATCATCGGAGCAGGGCAGATTGGCGGCACGCTCGTGCGTCGACTGCGCGAACTCGGGCATGAGGTGAACGTGTCGAACTCGCGTTCTCCTGAGACACTTGCAGACCTCGCGGACGAAACGGGTGCGACGGCGGTATGGGCCAAGGACGCCGCCGCCGATGCCGACCTCGTCGTGGTCAGCATTCCGCAGAAGAATGTTCCCGACCTCGCCGACGGAATCGTCGATGCCCGCAAGCCGGGCGCCCCTGTGATCGAGACCAACAACTACTACCCCCAACAGCGCGACGGTGAGATCGCGGCGATCGAGGACGGTCAGGTCGAGAGCGCGTGGGTGGCGGAGCAGATCGGTGCGCCAGTGCACAAGGTGTTCAACGGGATCTGGTGGAAGCATCTGCTCGAGAAGGGCACGCCCAGCGGCACACCGAACCGCATCGCTCTCCCGATCGCCGGCGACGACGGGCCGGGCCGTGAACTGGTCCACGGCATCGTCGAACAACTCGGGTTCGAGCCCATCGATGCCGGCCCGATTTCCGAGTCGTGGCGCCAGCAGCCCGGAACACCGGTGTACGGCAAGGATTTCGATGCGGACGGCACCCGCACGGCGCTCGCGGAGGCGACACCCGATCGAACCTCCGAATGGAGCGCACGCACGGCGTGA
- a CDS encoding TetR/AcrR family transcriptional regulator C-terminal domain-containing protein, with protein MAAPKKIRAHLTEDRIVDTALDIMRDDPRGTFTLAKLAQRLGVQTPSIYSHVPSKQHIIERVRSRVVSMIDCSAFATKEWDVALAEWARSYAAAFVQHPETIPLLATSPVQAPELVSQYEVVAKALLAAGWPRSEIIPTFTVVESFVLGSVLDLIAPVEMVQPTEGNYPVLESLLGRDSFDEARARRTFEFGLETLMTGFRARLDVVRSEDGDPALVD; from the coding sequence ATGGCAGCGCCGAAGAAGATTCGGGCGCACCTGACCGAAGATCGCATTGTCGACACGGCGCTGGACATCATGCGTGACGACCCCCGGGGCACCTTCACCCTCGCCAAGCTCGCCCAGCGGCTCGGTGTGCAGACCCCGTCGATCTACAGTCACGTCCCGAGCAAGCAACACATCATCGAGCGGGTGCGCTCGCGCGTTGTCTCCATGATCGACTGCAGCGCGTTTGCCACCAAGGAATGGGACGTCGCACTCGCTGAATGGGCCCGCTCATACGCCGCGGCGTTCGTCCAGCACCCCGAGACCATCCCGTTGCTCGCGACCAGTCCGGTCCAAGCCCCGGAACTGGTCTCCCAGTACGAGGTGGTGGCGAAGGCGCTGCTCGCCGCCGGCTGGCCCCGATCCGAGATCATCCCGACGTTCACCGTGGTGGAGAGCTTCGTACTGGGTTCGGTGCTGGACCTGATCGCACCCGTGGAGATGGTGCAGCCCACCGAGGGGAACTACCCGGTGCTGGAGTCGTTGCTTGGCCGCGACTCCTTCGACGAGGCGCGGGCGCGGAGGACCTTCGAGTTCGGCCTCGAGACGCTCATGACCGGATTCCGAGCGCGCCTGGACGTGGTGCGGTCCGAGGACGGCGACCCTGCACTCGTCGACTAG
- a CDS encoding DUF1906 domain-containing protein yields the protein MSALAGIGAAAAGAAMPTAAAAAPTLIDFAMRQIPAQDIRAAGHSGVINYVSTSRPGSSFGAKPITLPYAQSLSAAGLVIVSNFQYGKPGGTAPSDFTRGYAGGVADAKTAWALHTAAGGGQSAPIFFSVDDDIDRNTWNNVALPWFRGINSVIGEMRTGIYAGINPCQWAIEDGVIGRSGSPGKAWIWQTRSWSKGQIHPAAVLYQRVIDTASNPGPIVGGIRVDVNDVLAQDCGQWNMHP from the coding sequence ATGTCGGCGCTGGCCGGGATCGGTGCCGCCGCGGCCGGTGCCGCCATGCCTACAGCCGCGGCCGCCGCTCCCACTCTGATCGACTTCGCCATGCGCCAGATTCCAGCCCAGGACATCCGAGCTGCGGGGCACTCCGGAGTGATCAACTACGTCTCGACGTCGCGGCCCGGCTCGTCCTTCGGCGCCAAGCCGATCACGCTGCCCTACGCCCAATCACTGTCCGCCGCCGGTTTGGTGATCGTCAGCAATTTCCAATACGGAAAGCCCGGCGGGACAGCCCCTTCGGACTTCACCCGCGGGTACGCCGGCGGCGTCGCCGACGCCAAGACCGCCTGGGCCCTGCATACCGCAGCAGGTGGCGGCCAGAGCGCACCGATCTTCTTCAGCGTCGACGACGACATCGACCGCAACACCTGGAACAACGTGGCACTGCCTTGGTTTCGCGGAATCAACTCGGTAATCGGCGAAATGCGCACCGGGATCTACGCCGGTATCAATCCCTGCCAGTGGGCTATCGAAGACGGCGTGATCGGCAGGTCGGGCTCGCCCGGCAAGGCGTGGATCTGGCAGACCCGGTCATGGTCCAAGGGCCAGATCCATCCGGCCGCGGTGCTCTACCAGCGGGTCATCGACACCGCCTCGAATCCGGGACCGATCGTCGGAGGCATCCGCGTTGATGTCAATGACGTGCTGGCCCAGGACTGCGGCCAGTGGAACATGCACCCCTAG
- a CDS encoding class I SAM-dependent methyltransferase, with amino-acid sequence MTEIASTPSTPAVQDGPQSAAWLRIMAILYDPFLWFGEVAGMRRRRKALVGDAYGRVVEIGAGTGLNIAHYPDGIAELVLCEPEPGMRRRLAHRLKGHAGVARIVDAPAERLPMADASVDTVVSTLVLCTVDDPERALREIARVLRPDGQFLFIEHVRASSRFLAACQDRLFRPWRGFGGGCCCNRPTDDLMRACGFAIEAHHDVWRGMPAIVHPLIVGRATRAGKRCGAL; translated from the coding sequence ATGACCGAGATCGCAAGCACGCCATCGACCCCCGCCGTCCAGGACGGCCCTCAATCTGCGGCATGGCTGCGGATCATGGCCATCTTGTACGACCCGTTTCTCTGGTTCGGCGAGGTCGCAGGGATGCGCCGCCGACGCAAAGCCCTCGTCGGCGACGCCTATGGACGGGTCGTCGAGATCGGAGCCGGGACCGGGCTGAACATCGCGCACTATCCCGACGGGATCGCCGAGTTGGTGCTCTGTGAGCCCGAGCCGGGGATGCGTCGCAGGCTCGCACATCGCCTGAAGGGCCATGCCGGTGTCGCTCGTATTGTCGATGCCCCCGCGGAGCGACTCCCGATGGCCGATGCCTCCGTGGACACCGTCGTCTCCACGCTTGTCCTGTGCACCGTCGACGACCCCGAACGCGCGCTCCGCGAGATCGCGCGCGTCCTCCGCCCCGACGGGCAGTTCCTGTTCATCGAACACGTGCGCGCAAGTTCGCGGTTCCTCGCCGCGTGCCAGGACAGGCTGTTCCGACCCTGGCGGGGCTTCGGAGGCGGGTGCTGTTGCAACCGCCCGACCGACGACCTGATGCGCGCGTGCGGGTTTGCCATCGAGGCCCACCACGACGTGTGGCGCGGGATGCCCGCGATCGTCCATCCGCTCATCGTTGGGCGGGCCACCCGCGCAGGGAAGCGTTGCGGCGCGCTTTGA